From Vibrio aerogenes, a single genomic window includes:
- a CDS encoding GNAT family N-acetyltransferase yields MLNFLKQSDAYYIYKYLNNQSISNTYPILFPYTIEDANSYVEQEIRGRSDGSRYAFSIIMDGQFIGVSALYDVNRAINTAKIYYWIAVEFWGKGAATKAVKELVNYAKMELKLTQLETGVLKKNIVSRRVLEKNGFIVENTLVNNGKYHGKFLGETFVEMKMNL; encoded by the coding sequence ATGCTTAATTTTTTAAAGCAATCCGATGCTTACTATATTTACAAGTATTTAAATAATCAAAGTATTTCTAACACTTACCCCATTTTATTCCCGTACACTATAGAAGATGCTAATTCTTATGTGGAACAGGAAATCAGAGGACGGTCAGATGGATCCCGTTACGCATTTTCCATAATAATGGATGGGCAATTTATAGGTGTATCTGCACTATATGATGTAAATAGAGCTATCAATACGGCCAAGATATATTACTGGATTGCAGTTGAGTTTTGGGGTAAAGGGGCAGCAACCAAGGCGGTCAAAGAATTAGTGAATTACGCAAAAATGGAATTAAAGCTAACCCAACTAGAGACAGGAGTGTTGAAAAAAAACATTGTATCAAGAAGGGTATTAGAGAAAAATGGTTTTATTGTTGAAAATACATTGGTTAACAATGGCAAATATCACGGGAAGTTTCTAGGGGAAACTTTTGTGGAAATGAAAATGAACTTATAG
- a CDS encoding type IV secretory system conjugative DNA transfer family protein, which translates to MQPINPDNSLKNGHVFAVGMSGSGKTSAAKKLFIQATDQVAIFDPMGDYTGKLAGRFVRGYEHIKDFATALMAGRKTRQGFKIAYQPKHETKPKDFDQFCQVVWAVGNGKHKKPLKIICEEVAEHSENAGKATGYHGKILRLGRKFNLHSINLFQRGQEVSKTIIDNCQHACVMMQKTRASAIYLEKMTGISAADIDQLNPLEYLLQDGKQYQKGVIRW; encoded by the coding sequence ATGCAGCCAATTAACCCGGATAATTCGCTGAAAAACGGCCATGTCTTTGCGGTTGGGATGAGCGGAAGCGGCAAGACTTCAGCGGCAAAAAAACTATTTATACAGGCGACTGATCAGGTCGCCATTTTTGACCCGATGGGCGATTACACCGGCAAACTTGCCGGGCGTTTCGTCCGGGGTTATGAGCATATCAAAGATTTTGCAACCGCGCTGATGGCCGGAAGAAAGACCCGGCAGGGATTCAAGATTGCCTATCAGCCGAAACACGAGACCAAACCGAAAGACTTTGATCAGTTCTGTCAGGTGGTCTGGGCCGTGGGAAACGGCAAACACAAAAAGCCCCTGAAAATCATCTGTGAAGAAGTGGCGGAGCACAGCGAGAACGCAGGAAAAGCCACCGGGTATCACGGAAAGATTTTGCGCCTGGGCAGGAAGTTTAATCTTCACTCAATCAATTTATTTCAGAGAGGTCAGGAAGTATCAAAAACCATCATTGATAACTGTCAGCATGCATGTGTGATGATGCAAAAGACCCGCGCCAGTGCAATTTATCTGGAAAAAATGACCGGGATATCAGCGGCGGATATCGATCAGTTAAACCCGCTCGAGTATCTCCTGCAGGACGGCAAACAATATCAAAAGGGGGTGATCCGCTGGTAA
- a CDS encoding GNAT family N-acetyltransferase, which produces MSKIAVCKSIQGQGLGKWLLGRAIRQAFLASRDVGVYALFLQARGGREQFYLDAGMIRSRLQPNMFIYPLKQYEKGLKQYLGIKLS; this is translated from the coding sequence ATGAGCAAAATCGCCGTATGTAAAAGCATACAGGGTCAGGGACTGGGAAAGTGGCTTCTGGGCCGGGCAATCCGTCAGGCTTTTCTTGCTTCACGAGATGTTGGCGTCTATGCGCTATTCCTTCAGGCACGAGGGGGACGGGAACAGTTCTACCTTGATGCCGGTATGATTCGCTCCCGGCTTCAGCCAAATATGTTCATTTACCCACTGAAGCAGTATGAAAAGGGGTTAAAACAGTATCTGGGAATCAAATTGTCTTAA
- a CDS encoding transposase translates to MMPKNTTVDPQVKPSPALEKKTRRVFTTEYKLSIIQQADACQHGELGALLRREKLYSNQLSLWRREFAENGIKGLEKSAPGPAPSKTPEQKRIEQLEKENALHCMIPD, encoded by the coding sequence ATGATGCCAAAGAACACAACTGTTGATCCGCAGGTCAAGCCATCTCCGGCGCTGGAAAAGAAAACCCGACGCGTCTTTACGACCGAATATAAGCTATCCATTATACAGCAGGCGGATGCCTGTCAACATGGCGAGCTTGGTGCCTTACTCCGCCGTGAAAAACTTTACTCCAATCAGCTTTCCCTGTGGCGCAGAGAGTTCGCGGAGAACGGCATCAAAGGACTTGAAAAATCAGCACCCGGCCCTGCACCATCAAAAACTCCGGAGCAAAAACGCATTGAGCAGTTAGAAAAAGAAAACGCCCTACATTGTATGATACCTGATTAA
- a CDS encoding phage integrase — translation MIEYSEWGFYTTDDPNRFFVRERDAKNHEITLSLRDQELHPNRDTRRLDEMITIWYRMHGKTLRDHIRLRKLLYRMSERLGNPIASDLTNEHFAKYREQRTQEVTTTTTNREHAYLRAMFNELKRLGVIEYDNPVQHIRQFKERDGELRFLTHDEIDKLLHACQLSSNESLIYVVKVCLATGARWSEAESLKASQVAGGKITFLNTKSGKNRAVPINDSLFAELISLGKTGDEKLFLSSLSAFRKAVARAQIQLPRGQMSHVLRHTFASHFVMQGGNIVVLKDILGHSEITTTMRYSHLAPSHLSDAVKLNPLNQHQ, via the coding sequence ATGATTGAATACAGTGAGTGGGGGTTTTATACCACCGATGATCCAAACCGTTTTTTTGTCCGTGAGCGGGACGCAAAGAACCATGAAATTACCTTATCGTTAAGAGATCAGGAACTGCACCCGAACCGGGATACACGCCGGTTAGATGAGATGATTACAATCTGGTATCGGATGCATGGTAAAACCTTACGTGACCATATCCGGCTGAGAAAATTGCTTTACCGGATGTCTGAGCGGTTAGGGAATCCGATAGCTTCAGACCTGACTAACGAGCATTTCGCCAAATACCGGGAACAGCGGACGCAGGAAGTCACCACTACCACGACCAACCGTGAACATGCTTATCTACGGGCGATGTTTAACGAACTTAAACGCCTTGGAGTGATTGAATATGATAACCCGGTGCAGCACATTCGGCAGTTTAAAGAGCGTGACGGTGAGCTACGTTTTCTGACCCATGATGAAATAGACAAGCTTCTTCATGCTTGCCAGCTTTCCAGCAATGAATCTTTGATTTATGTGGTAAAGGTCTGTCTTGCGACCGGGGCGCGGTGGAGTGAGGCGGAATCACTGAAAGCATCGCAGGTGGCCGGGGGGAAGATCACTTTCCTGAATACTAAGTCAGGCAAAAACAGAGCTGTACCAATCAATGATTCGTTGTTTGCTGAACTGATTAGTCTTGGCAAAACCGGTGACGAGAAATTGTTTCTATCCAGTTTGAGCGCTTTTCGTAAAGCCGTTGCCAGAGCACAAATTCAGTTACCCAGAGGGCAGATGTCCCACGTTCTGCGCCATACGTTCGCCAGTCATTTTGTGATGCAGGGTGGTAATATAGTTGTATTGAAAGATATTTTGGGGCATAGCGAGATCACCACAACAATGCGGTATTCACATCTTGCACCAAGTCATCTTTCAGATGCAGTTAAATTAAATCCATTAAATCAACATCAATAA